In Luteitalea sp. TBR-22, one genomic interval encodes:
- a CDS encoding Gfo/Idh/MocA family protein: MRPSTRRQFLHSAAGTVAGATLLSTARPAGAVQPAAKSASRVLGANDRIRLGFIGCGMQFQDLLRRGFFPRRDRVGDIDFVEVCDVWQPRVDNAKARTGAERAGRDYRALLARPDIDGVVIVVPDHLHYPIARAALLAGKDVYLEKPMTYTIDEAAKLHDHVQQTGRMLQVGGSGLNSPLHQKLHAYVKAGKMGKVVWGFISYNRNTTEGMWDYPIPGIGSEPWPDAPVTAENLDWQAWLGGARKRPFSKERYFRWRKFWDYSGGNATDLLFHRLGALSAIVGFDFPTRVVGAGGIYVQKNRQVPDTYMTTVEYPGEYCFNMVSCMANESSAPITVYGNWGTLQVLPAVRPAAGQAPRGAIGGRAVIKAERTFEKQFKEANDGLTEVEITTEEPQQDLVDNWLESMRSRQAPIYDVRKGWQVTVAIQLGVQSYKEGRALGYDARARRILTELPPRREYEPQES; this comes from the coding sequence ATGCGCCCCTCCACTCGTCGTCAGTTCCTCCACTCGGCGGCCGGCACCGTTGCCGGTGCCACACTCCTGAGCACCGCGCGCCCTGCCGGCGCCGTTCAACCGGCCGCTAAGTCGGCCAGCCGCGTGCTCGGCGCCAACGATCGCATCCGGCTGGGTTTCATCGGCTGCGGCATGCAGTTCCAGGACCTGCTGCGTCGCGGCTTCTTCCCGCGGCGTGACCGCGTCGGCGACATCGACTTCGTGGAGGTGTGCGACGTCTGGCAGCCGCGCGTCGACAACGCGAAGGCCAGGACAGGCGCCGAGCGCGCCGGTCGCGACTATCGCGCGTTGCTCGCGCGCCCCGACATCGACGGCGTCGTCATCGTCGTCCCGGACCACCTGCACTACCCGATCGCCCGCGCCGCGCTGCTGGCGGGCAAGGACGTGTACCTCGAGAAGCCGATGACGTACACGATCGACGAGGCCGCGAAGCTGCACGACCACGTGCAGCAGACGGGCCGCATGCTGCAGGTCGGCGGCTCGGGTTTGAACTCGCCGCTGCACCAGAAGCTCCACGCGTACGTGAAGGCCGGGAAGATGGGCAAGGTGGTGTGGGGCTTCATCAGCTACAACCGCAACACTACCGAGGGCATGTGGGACTACCCGATCCCGGGCATTGGCAGCGAGCCCTGGCCCGACGCACCGGTGACGGCTGAGAACCTCGACTGGCAGGCCTGGCTCGGCGGGGCGCGCAAGCGGCCGTTCAGCAAGGAACGCTACTTCCGGTGGCGCAAGTTCTGGGACTACTCGGGCGGCAACGCCACCGACCTGCTGTTCCATCGCCTCGGCGCGCTGAGCGCCATCGTCGGCTTCGACTTCCCGACGCGGGTGGTGGGCGCCGGCGGCATCTACGTGCAGAAGAACCGGCAGGTGCCCGACACGTACATGACGACCGTCGAATACCCCGGCGAGTACTGCTTCAACATGGTCTCGTGCATGGCCAACGAGAGTTCGGCACCGATCACCGTGTACGGCAACTGGGGCACCCTGCAGGTGCTGCCGGCGGTGCGTCCGGCGGCCGGGCAGGCGCCCCGCGGCGCCATCGGAGGACGCGCCGTGATCAAGGCGGAGCGGACGTTCGAGAAGCAGTTCAAGGAGGCCAACGACGGCCTGACCGAGGTGGAGATCACCACCGAGGAGCCCCAGCAGGACCTCGTGGACAACTGGCTCGAGAGCATGCGCAGCCGTCAGGCGCCCATCTACGATGTGCGCAAGGGCTGGCAGGTGACCGTCGCCATTCAGCTCGGCGTGCAGTCGTACAAGGAAGGCCGCGCGCTGGGCTACGACGCCAGGGCGCGCCGCATCCTGACCGAGCTTCCGCCCCGTCGGGAATACGAGCCGCAGGAGAGCTGA
- a CDS encoding AI-2E family transporter codes for MNDVVRSLTAWATFAGGVLVIAVLYWAQAVLVPFALAVLLTFVLTPPVSWLERWVGRVAAVLVAVTIVFATLGLAGWALSRQADELAASLPGYRANIRAKIADVRGASKGGTVEKIQETIEGIRTDLGAETPAGTPSRPVVVTSTPSTGFPGFTWLGPIVGPLGTAGLVAALVIFMLLERRELRDRLIGLIGGGRLATTTRAFDEAARRVSRQLLMQSLVSVLWGAMALTVLYLLHVPYALVFAALGAALRFIPYVGPIVGAGAPVLVSLAALEGWVGPLTVLGLFVALELFTNLVLETVLYAGAVGVSQVALLVSVAFWTWLWGPLGLLMASPLTVCLVVIGKHVPGLAFIGMLIADTGVLAEDAGYYQRLLARDQGEAAEMIDRHIASGPPESVFDALMLPALGYAERDRIEERLSQDEEAAIIEATRELLADAVEGMRRDAARAAVAAQAPAPPATSGDVVPATQQAPIAVLGYAVNGPADEVALAMLAELCAGLPLRVEITRTRMLAAELIALVREGPFSIVCFADLPPSPSSKTRYLVKRLRSALPEVRIAVGRWGPAVLADEGGEALLRAGASHLASTLIDSRDYLRGLTADAPG; via the coding sequence GTGAACGATGTCGTGAGGTCCCTCACCGCGTGGGCCACGTTTGCCGGCGGAGTGCTGGTGATCGCCGTCCTGTACTGGGCCCAGGCCGTGCTGGTGCCGTTCGCGCTGGCCGTCCTGTTGACGTTCGTGTTGACGCCGCCGGTGTCGTGGCTGGAGCGGTGGGTCGGTCGCGTCGCGGCGGTGCTGGTGGCCGTGACCATCGTCTTCGCGACGCTCGGACTCGCCGGATGGGCGCTGAGCAGGCAGGCCGACGAACTCGCCGCGAGCCTGCCCGGCTATCGGGCCAACATCCGCGCGAAGATCGCCGACGTGCGTGGCGCCAGCAAGGGCGGCACCGTCGAGAAGATCCAGGAAACGATCGAGGGCATCCGGACCGACCTCGGCGCAGAGACTCCCGCAGGCACGCCATCGCGTCCGGTCGTGGTCACCTCGACGCCATCCACCGGCTTTCCGGGCTTCACGTGGCTGGGTCCCATCGTCGGGCCGCTGGGCACGGCAGGACTGGTGGCCGCGCTGGTCATCTTCATGCTGCTCGAGCGACGCGAGTTGCGCGACCGCCTGATCGGGCTGATTGGCGGCGGCCGGCTCGCCACCACCACCCGGGCCTTCGACGAGGCGGCCCGCCGGGTGAGCCGACAGCTGCTGATGCAGAGCCTCGTGAGCGTGCTGTGGGGCGCCATGGCGCTGACCGTGCTCTACCTGTTGCACGTGCCCTACGCGCTGGTCTTCGCGGCGCTCGGGGCGGCGCTGCGCTTCATCCCGTACGTGGGTCCCATCGTCGGCGCGGGTGCGCCCGTCCTGGTCAGCCTGGCCGCGCTCGAAGGCTGGGTAGGCCCGCTGACCGTCCTAGGCCTCTTCGTCGCGCTGGAACTGTTCACGAACCTCGTGCTCGAGACCGTCTTGTATGCCGGGGCCGTGGGTGTCTCGCAGGTGGCCCTGCTGGTGTCGGTCGCGTTCTGGACGTGGCTCTGGGGACCGCTCGGCCTGCTCATGGCCTCGCCGCTCACCGTGTGCCTGGTGGTCATCGGCAAGCACGTGCCGGGGCTGGCATTCATCGGCATGCTGATCGCCGACACCGGCGTGCTCGCCGAGGATGCCGGCTACTACCAGCGCCTGCTGGCCCGCGACCAGGGCGAAGCGGCCGAGATGATCGACCGCCACATCGCCAGCGGCCCACCCGAATCGGTCTTCGACGCGCTGATGCTGCCGGCGCTCGGGTACGCCGAGCGCGATCGGATCGAGGAACGCCTGTCGCAGGACGAAGAGGCCGCGATCATCGAGGCGACACGCGAACTGCTGGCGGACGCCGTCGAGGGGATGCGGCGCGACGCCGCGCGAGCGGCCGTCGCCGCCCAGGCCCCCGCACCCCCCGCGACATCCGGCGACGTGGTGCCTGCGACGCAGCAGGCACCAATCGCAGTCCTGGGCTATGCAGTCAACGGCCCGGCCGACGAAGTGGCGCTCGCGATGCTGGCCGAACTGTGTGCCGGCCTTCCGCTCAGGGTCGAGATCACGCGCACGCGCATGCTGGCGGCCGAGCTGATTGCGCTGGTCAGGGAGGGGCCGTTCTCCATCGTGTGCTTCGCCGACCTGCCGCCGAGCCCGTCGTCCAAGACGCGCTACCTCGTCAAGCGCCTTCGGTCGGCGCTTCCGGAGGTGCGCATCGCCGTCGGACGATGGGGACCGGCCGTGCTGGCCGACGAGGGCGGCGAAGCCCTGCTCAGGGCGGGTGCCAGTCACCTGGCCTCCACCCTGATCGACAGCCGGGACTACCTGCGCGGGCTCACGGCCGACGCGCCCGGCTAG
- a CDS encoding VWA domain-containing protein — protein MMWRRLTALACTWLLGAAHGVALAQQRPPTFRSRTVVTELEVHVTDAAGQPVTGLGRDDFVVREDDVAQVLIGVDAPDRSLGSPQAAAGTAPSGPADLVPPEAGVVRATNRHGTRARAWVLLVDDLRTPGFLREQMKACVLALVEGVAPDDWLALVPTSGDRRAAREFTRDRGALREAIAALRFTREFDGQRVPVFAGTLEHQRELVGGPPPLAPPRLDLTSADNLLISSVGNAASMLGRASTARGTMVLVTRGMGVALTDDHRRALQGAGSGSELARYDEWRETLVRVQRSGVTVHVVDPTAFDEGLARRVNAADRLVGPTARMHEFVTSDDPRAATRVIARESGGVYVSERQPDLAARRVVQAASGGYVLRYIPPDDALDDRLRSVTVQVRRPGVTVRVRSSYARVSDPQFERLRDEKPLGVAVAAVVPSNAIGLEAAGRLVAKGKRTSVTLALTAVDAPGVPLPPRDILEVLAVVVDMKGKTVAKDGGRAKVVAHDATLTPPDLVFEPLKPGRYQLRVAVRSVALDRTGSVFLDLDIPKP, from the coding sequence ATGATGTGGCGTCGCCTGACGGCCCTCGCCTGCACGTGGCTCCTCGGTGCCGCTCATGGAGTGGCACTCGCGCAGCAGCGTCCGCCGACGTTCCGCTCGCGCACGGTCGTGACCGAGCTCGAAGTGCACGTCACCGATGCCGCGGGGCAGCCGGTGACGGGCCTCGGGCGCGACGACTTCGTGGTGCGTGAGGACGACGTGGCGCAAGTGCTGATCGGGGTGGACGCGCCCGATCGCTCCCTCGGATCACCGCAAGCGGCGGCCGGCACCGCGCCTTCCGGGCCCGCGGACCTCGTGCCCCCGGAGGCTGGCGTCGTTCGCGCGACCAATCGCCACGGCACCCGAGCCCGCGCCTGGGTCCTCCTGGTGGACGACCTGCGCACGCCCGGGTTCCTGCGCGAGCAGATGAAGGCGTGCGTGCTGGCCCTCGTGGAAGGCGTGGCGCCTGATGACTGGCTGGCCCTCGTCCCTACCAGCGGCGACCGACGGGCGGCGCGCGAGTTCACACGAGACCGCGGTGCGCTGCGTGAGGCCATCGCGGCGCTGCGCTTCACGCGCGAGTTCGATGGGCAGCGCGTGCCGGTCTTCGCCGGGACGCTTGAGCATCAGCGTGAGCTCGTCGGCGGTCCACCGCCGCTGGCGCCGCCGCGGCTCGATCTCACCTCGGCCGACAACCTGCTCATTTCCTCGGTCGGCAACGCGGCGTCGATGCTGGGCCGGGCCAGCACCGCTCGGGGCACGATGGTGCTGGTCACGCGTGGCATGGGCGTGGCGCTCACCGACGATCATCGCCGGGCGCTCCAGGGTGCCGGCAGCGGGAGTGAGCTGGCGCGGTACGACGAGTGGCGCGAGACACTCGTGCGCGTGCAGCGCAGCGGGGTGACCGTGCACGTGGTCGATCCGACCGCCTTCGACGAGGGCCTCGCGCGTCGTGTGAACGCGGCCGACCGACTCGTCGGGCCCACCGCCCGCATGCACGAGTTCGTGACGTCCGACGATCCGCGCGCCGCCACCCGCGTGATCGCGCGCGAGAGCGGCGGCGTGTACGTGTCGGAACGCCAGCCGGATCTTGCGGCCCGACGGGTGGTCCAGGCCGCCAGCGGCGGTTATGTATTGCGATACATCCCGCCTGACGACGCCCTGGACGACCGCCTGCGTAGCGTGACGGTGCAGGTCCGTCGCCCGGGCGTGACCGTCCGGGTCCGCTCGTCGTACGCCCGCGTCAGCGACCCGCAGTTCGAACGCCTGCGCGACGAGAAGCCACTGGGAGTCGCGGTCGCCGCCGTCGTGCCGTCGAACGCGATCGGCCTCGAGGCGGCGGGCAGGCTCGTCGCCAAGGGAAAGCGGACGAGTGTCACGCTTGCGCTGACGGCCGTCGATGCACCGGGCGTCCCGCTGCCGCCGCGCGACATCCTCGAGGTGCTCGCGGTGGTCGTCGACATGAAGGGAAAGACGGTGGCCAAAGACGGAGGACGTGCCAAGGTCGTGGCCCACGACGCGACCCTGACGCCTCCCGACCTCGTGTTCGAGCCCTTGAAGCCCGGTCGCTACCAGTTGCGCGTGGCCGTGCGAAGCGTTGCCCTCGACCGCACCGGCAGCGTCTTCCTCGACCTCGACATCCCGAAGCCCTGA
- a CDS encoding VWA domain-containing protein, protein MTLRVAPLVACAVLCLSSIASAQIMSGMRNQPTSRDLPTLPLDTNVAGEGRPTFRMKVTRVEVSALVVDAEGKPVRDLRADDFEIFDDGRKQELQSFVAYTYHGGSIPLDTVESATDPNAGTALVTNAWSSSSRVIGILIDDLHIDARRTQKAREAARYLVASLAPSDLLFVGLTSAPTMSTAGFVRDRRRALEIIDSFGGLRLPDPTLEMRQTPQTFSNPLLNGTRTPGLAASEQQRAMRLEDTYEAIGRIAAAVRDVSGRRKSLVFLTEGSSVGGAITTSGSLSGDTTRAMMDALAQASVADLAIYPMNPAGLDLPTDRMIEGFTRQIDIGSEAGTRGFGGREVAHEDLSNVITQFVQAKNQLRDLAALTGGVSLVDTNDLGEAVDRVLRDASDYYVVSYEPDKEVKGSKVRPIQVRVKRPGVKVYTRKGYMPPPADPDTLKVPGSLSPNMRTLLSGIVPIDALPMVVQMIAIGERKGKTRYAVVTETAGGPLVDGVQDERLQIEQAILSIDDNGKIANATQKKAELKVGPQQVAMLGELGLRTIWCIDLEPGLHQVRVATVDQHTGRGGSMYLDIAVDAGAPANAAALLALNQSPKPTAFVDPEAKKLMAP, encoded by the coding sequence ATGACTCTCCGCGTTGCGCCCCTCGTGGCGTGTGCCGTGCTGTGCCTGTCGTCGATCGCGTCCGCCCAGATCATGAGCGGCATGCGGAACCAGCCGACCTCGCGTGACCTGCCGACGTTGCCGCTCGACACCAATGTCGCTGGCGAGGGGCGGCCGACCTTCCGGATGAAGGTCACCCGCGTCGAGGTCAGTGCGCTCGTCGTCGATGCGGAAGGCAAGCCGGTCCGCGACCTTCGGGCCGACGACTTCGAGATCTTCGACGACGGGCGGAAGCAGGAACTGCAGTCGTTCGTCGCGTACACGTACCACGGCGGATCGATCCCGCTCGACACGGTGGAGTCGGCGACCGACCCGAACGCCGGCACGGCGCTGGTGACCAACGCGTGGAGTTCCTCCTCGCGGGTCATCGGGATCCTGATCGACGACCTGCACATCGACGCCCGGCGTACGCAGAAGGCGCGCGAGGCGGCCCGTTACCTGGTGGCCAGCCTGGCGCCATCCGACCTCCTCTTCGTCGGCCTGACCAGCGCGCCCACCATGTCCACGGCAGGCTTCGTGCGCGACCGCCGCCGGGCGCTCGAGATCATCGACTCGTTCGGCGGGCTGCGGCTGCCGGATCCGACGCTGGAGATGCGCCAGACGCCGCAGACCTTCTCCAACCCGCTGCTCAACGGCACGCGGACGCCGGGACTGGCCGCCTCGGAACAGCAGAGGGCGATGCGCCTCGAGGACACCTACGAGGCCATCGGCCGCATCGCGGCCGCCGTCCGCGACGTGAGCGGCCGGCGCAAGTCGCTGGTGTTCCTCACCGAGGGGTCATCTGTCGGCGGCGCGATCACGACGTCGGGCAGCCTCAGCGGCGACACGACGCGGGCCATGATGGACGCGCTGGCCCAGGCATCGGTGGCCGACCTGGCCATCTATCCGATGAATCCAGCCGGCCTGGACCTGCCCACCGACCGCATGATCGAGGGGTTCACCAGGCAGATCGACATCGGGAGCGAGGCCGGCACCCGTGGCTTCGGCGGTCGCGAAGTCGCGCACGAGGACCTCAGCAACGTCATCACGCAGTTCGTGCAGGCCAAGAACCAGCTGCGCGACCTTGCGGCCTTGACCGGCGGCGTGTCCCTGGTCGACACCAACGACCTGGGAGAGGCCGTCGACCGGGTGCTGCGCGACGCCAGCGACTACTACGTCGTGAGCTACGAGCCCGACAAGGAAGTGAAGGGCAGCAAGGTCCGGCCGATCCAGGTGCGGGTGAAGCGACCGGGTGTGAAGGTCTATACGCGCAAGGGCTACATGCCCCCGCCCGCCGACCCCGACACACTGAAGGTGCCCGGCAGCCTGTCGCCGAACATGCGGACGCTGCTGTCGGGCATCGTGCCCATCGATGCGCTGCCGATGGTGGTGCAGATGATTGCGATCGGCGAGCGCAAGGGGAAGACCCGCTATGCCGTCGTGACCGAGACGGCGGGTGGTCCGCTGGTCGACGGCGTGCAGGACGAACGGCTCCAGATCGAGCAGGCGATCCTGAGCATCGACGACAACGGCAAGATCGCCAACGCGACCCAGAAGAAGGCGGAGCTGAAGGTCGGCCCGCAGCAGGTCGCGATGCTGGGCGAGCTGGGGCTGCGCACGATCTGGTGCATCGACCTGGAGCCGGGCCTGCATCAGGTGCGCGTGGCCACCGTCGATCAGCACACCGGGCGCGGCGGGTCCATGTACCTGGACATCGCCGTCGACGCCGGGGCGCCGGCCAACGCGGCGGCCCTGCTGGCGTTGAACCAGTCACCCAAGCCCACGGCCTTCGTGGACCCCGAGGCGAAGAAGCTGATGGCGCCGTAG